The Rhopalosiphum maidis isolate BTI-1 chromosome 2, ASM367621v3, whole genome shotgun sequence genome segment aaataaaaactccatcgcaataaaaataagatactgTTCTGATACAGTTAATTCATTAAACATGTTCACCAAACCTAATTGTTTTccatactaattaaattatttaaaatttaatttttagaatttttaaatatacttaataactaaattatcgaattcttgagattttttttaactacttaAAGATACTTCTTTTGGAGATTCAAACTCTTTTTTGATCTAACTCTCAAATTTAGACCTATAACAATGAGTTtggaagataataatatgaagactatagtaatttaatataaattactaatatttataaattataatttataaaaaatattacaagtgtgtaataaataataaataaaatattgcaactattttaaatttttttaaaaacttatttttactaatctttaatattaactttttaataaatgaaatactactcgttcaaaattttaattaattgcatacaaatattgtaaaaaaaaacgaataaataatttacaataaaaacgaGAGTTCTCGTTTGAAAGCAAAATAGTACCACCTCAAAACATTtcttacataaaaacaaaatctcaaaaaaattaaaataatacgttaatttttaaaatttcaaaaatcagaattttaataaatccattattaaaacgaaaaaataaaagtaagctTGGTTGGTGAATCGccctgtattatataataacaatataataatgataatacgaTTTTCGCCCACgactattcaatataatatatacgtactatGTCCGATATAACTATACACTTGCAGAGGGAACGGTACCGTAACGCCTTTGCCGTGTTTATAATTCCATTGCGgccaaaacaattaaaacaaacgTACCGTGTCGCGCGCGCGGGGTCGATCGCAGTGGCGTTTATTGTTACTGTTATTGGAGTCGTTTCTCTCTcgttctctctctctctctctctctctctctctctctctctctctctctgtcCACACCGGAGGTCCGATGCCACTGCAGCGGTGGCCTTTTCGGATTTCGATTAAATGCCGTAAATCGCGATTAGTGCGCGACCGACGCTCGTCTAGTTTTACGATCCGTAGATTAAAcgacgtatatacatatatacacatacaatacacgtaatatatatatatatatatacgcgtaaaccaatatatgtatacactatacatactattttatcGTATGCTATTCCGGTAGTAAACGCTCGTCGGgtcgtcaatataatatacgcgcgtACATGCACCTGAATCGGCTTTgcgttttatagttatatactattatatacgttttgtGTGTCGGAACGTCGCGGGAATATTATTcatcagaaaatataaaaccgtTCCGATGCGGGGTGCACCACATCCTGCAGCAGTCAGCGCTACAACACCGACCAGTaccacgtgtatatatatatatatgtagccGAATATGAATATGCGCAATATAAAACACAGGGCGctcgttttaaatattttattacgcgTGCAGAAATGGCGAGGGTAaacgtatacacatatactaATGTGCATTAATCCCGATAGGCTTTTACGGGAACAATTTGCTGTCCGGAAAATGTTTGATAAGTTCGAACGAGCTTATCCGTGTTTTGTTCTTCACTTTTTACAAACGTTTGATGCGCgccatttatattcataaaatagacTTATTCGTACTATTCGTAGCACCTACACTACAATACACAAATTATGCAGTACATGTCACGTTTACCTACGTGCCAAACGTTTGTTTCAAAGTTGGTAAAAACGTGTATCTAGTACCTTATACGCTAGTTACTACTGTTACTAGTCTATATATAGACGTATAGTAAcctatttacgattaataaagtatatttatttggaaAACAAAATTCGTGCTGTGGCACATACAGACACAAAATTGGCTACCCTTCCCCCCCCCGCCCGGAAAAAAACAAGTCATACTTCTTAgcttttagattattaataattattacagttaatattatcaatggcATTATGCTgtgtatcaaaaaatatcataagaaAAGAGAGACTTTTcctaacttttattaatttgaattgctAGTAGATTCAAGTACAAgcaagcatatttttttaaacaagtgGTGAATAAAAATGACTTTACAACGAGTATGTAACAGTTACAATAACAGTTAACGAaatgattcttctattttaaatattcaacacgaattaaaatttaaaatgttgtggtTTTAGgtaagtatgtaaaataagaaaaataattttaaaattatacgaatTGAAATCTACAcgaagtgtttatttttattttttgatgttatttaatatactgtattatgaatttataaactttttttttttttgtaatacagTGAAAAGTATAGtagaaaagttaatatttatttaaaaataaataattgttaatcaaTACTTATCTAAGTTGTTTAAAGAGGCCTggaatgataattatttgtttggcAATgtgtgtattaatgtattattataatcagctACCTAAACATGTTGTcaggttttaataattttagtatcacCTGGTAACAATCCATgataaagattataataaaattgagaaatatttaattagccCTGTtccacctaacctaacctgttCCACTCACAAATATGGTCaacgatcatattattatgaacagttataattaagatataaGGTTTGTAACACGTAAATATTCGAATACTCATCTACTGCGGTACGGAAACGGAACTCCAAGGCAAAAACATTTCAACGGGACGTCGAGCTgggtcaataaaaaaatatgttgtccATAAAccgtagttatttttattttttctaaagtcGTTATTTTCATCCATAAATAAATCAGTGatacatataaacattattattacaataaagcGGAAAACCTCGTGCCGGCATGATCTCATAATCCGCACCCCCAtcccatatttatttttttgtcggtTTTTCTTTTCAATGGGATTTTTCAATATGGCAAATCAGTTCGTAATGGTTTACGGTCATATCGTAAAATCTGGTCCGGAATCCGTAAAAAATAACGAGGTTTTGCGTCCTGTCTGTTGCTGACCTGGGGCGTTATTATATTGCAACGAGCGCGGTCAATTCGGATGGTATGCAAACTCGCGCGGCACTCTCTGAGCATAAATGTCGAAGTTTAACCCCCTTCTCTTGGGGAGAGGTGCCGTAGTTTGCCGGCCGAAAGATGATAAGCCTCCGGAAAGTACGTCATCAACGATGAGGGTCGGAGAATACTTTAAGGCTTTTATGACCTTCGACCAACGTTCGCACTGATCAGTATTTATACCGgaaccataattttttttctatgaccGGAACTGCGGTGACAAACGACCGGTCACTAAACACTTCACGgtcaatattcataatactttaatatcgACGGGGCGTTCTCAACCCCAACCACGGTATTGTTCCGaaggtatataaattttaaatatgttatattttagatataattcTTTCAAATAATAGCAcccctataataatatcgttattcgTTACCCATGAATACAGAGATTTTTTATGAGagtttatcttttttaatttacttcttCATACAGTCACGTGCGaagataacttataataatattatagttttcgtttctatattgtattgtgtttttataggttttatattaaacaacgttatactgaaaaatgaaaaaagtaattatttttaaatagttatgttATACGTTTCAATATAAAACACGGGGTTGGAAATTTAGAATGTGTTTTAACAGTTTTTGAAACATTCTAATCGacgtttaaataaaagatGGGTAAGTGAATACCACTTTGCTGTACATTGGTTGTCGAATGACGAATGGATTACTATTATAGGTGAattcaatttgaattcaacgatgtattattgtatacgtacGAAAAGCGATTCTGAGCGTATTTgagtatagtaaaattcataataatataaaatacataaaagtttaagtttccacgaataatatttttaagttataacaattaactaacatttcgttatttattgtttaaataagaaatttcgTCTAaattggtaattaaaatgtctatgaaaaataattgcctttatactttttttttaaattttatggtttCTTTATGAACTACTATACTTATGAAGAATcttattgtactatattattttcaaaacttaaagtgcctatgtatttttaatatttctatacaaatataaaaataaatttttgtaggatcttgtattaaatttttaagaattttgacCCAacgaagaattttttttcgacatttatagaaaacaaaattaaaaattcatcatgttaataaataacagttgtttttttttttttgggaaaaaatgttatcgtataattaatatgataatattataaacatctagtaaaaacgttaataagtatttattgttttttttttttttgaactacaaaataatttatttattttcgctatttttatgaattttgttaCGTAATTTTGTTCTCCGGGAAACtcacaaaaaaaatgattttattgaattaaggttacaatattttttaggtggtaataaaattgagtatggtataattttttaaaaaataaaaataaaattgctttATTCAGAGTGTCAGGATGATTATTGGCATTAGCACCCCAAAAGATACAGACATTggttttttttggggggggggaagTGGGAGacttaaataatcattgtttaataagcatctatataaaaaaaaaaatacaatgaaatgtataaattaatattatgaattaaaactcTTTGTCCTTTGAATTTAACTCTGTAATGTAAAAGATTATTGGGTTAcaaattttgagtttttttttaaaaaatgtccgtgttaaaaatatatagcattTGTGATGGTGCCAGACTGACGGAACACTTTGTCGTGCCTCGTCCAACGGAcattgtaggtaggtataatggTGTAGGACATTTcgcgtttaatatttatcgcgGATACCGAAAATTTGATAACGGCAAACTGTCGCGCAGCAGtacgtaacataatataatggaaaATGATTTCATTACGCGTTGCACTCGCGTCAAAGGCAATCAAAATAGGTGTCGCAAGCATTATCGATCGATGACCGGCGGCCAAACACgtccataatattaatatgttttatgttttgcaCGCGcgcaatactataatataacgtatgatatatatatatataagcccatagtaattatatttttaatacgctGTACCGAGTTGTCGTACTGTATGATTTTAttagcacataatataatgtatgcacACGCAACTACGCTCTCCtctatatcaaaaacaattatttcactTTGCTCGTCGCAATTTTTAATGGAACATATTCGCGCGCGCTGCACATATTATTCCCGATAATTTCCATATTTACGACagaatttgcataatatacacTGATAGGTGGTGGTTGTTGGGAAACTCGGCGATCTCTCTATACGTGCGTAATACATGGTATAACCTAttatttctctctctctctctctcgtcCGAGCCCTCTGCCGTGTACGGACGAGTTTAATTATTGCAACGTTGTGCTCTGGGCGTTTTCCATCACGAGGCAATTCAACGATGACTGGCGACTATATACCCactacattgtattattagttattatacactatattccTCGTTTTCAAAGTCACCGTATTATGTCGTTATTCATAGGTGTGCGCACGATCCTAGGCTCGACCTAGGACCGCATAAACCTAGGTGCGAGCATTagacgaaaatatttaaattacatgttacaataatattatttatgaattatttcaaatttgtaacaacttgactttataaaaacaaagcaGGCCATATAATGTCTGTATAAATTCGTCAAAAATAAACGTCGTGACAACCGATAAATATCTGCagcacatatatatttacatctaAAACATAAGAGTTTTGCCGAgacctttatttttattggcttAGTCCCACTAGAGTTGTTATAGCCACCCGAAAACTAATGATGTCttgtgataatttaaaatcataaatgtatcCAGTGTAGACCTGAGCTACAGCTCCCCAAGTTTTAAACACTATTTGCGCCTATGCCTTCATTTggctacataatacatttgtaagaACGTGTCGACGATATGATTAGCGTGGGTTATAACTATAGATATTTGATGCGTATCTGAAATTATTCACGAATGTAAACGGTATTgtcgttatttatttcaaacgcGTTTTATCTGAAATGGACGACCACATAATCGCATAGCGATCAGTCAACAATCAACAATTCCATGACTTATTCGCCATCACGCTAAACGTTAACGATCAAAtttcaatagttataataacgaaaaatcGACGGGTTGAATATGTTTCGAGACAGTAGCGATTCGCTGGGAACGAGATCGCTGCTCGGACTCGATCAGTCGTCCCCGTCATTATCGGTTTGCTCCACAACCGCAGAGCTGCGAAAAAGCGCGTCCGGTCGCGTCTCAAGCTATGAAAAGCTTCCGGTCTCGCTTTCTGACGTGCCATTTTTTGACGACGACGGAGATGATGGAGACCATGAGTTCCAATGTACGTTGGCCATCATAAAACCGGAAGTCGCCCAATTGATGTACAAGGTGGAGTGTATAATGGCGCAAAATGGATTTATCATCAAAACGGTTTGTGATGTGCTCTTTTTTCACATACACGTTGATGTATTTAGGAGAAAGGGCTCGGTGGGAAATAGTCTTAGGTGCCAAATTCTGAGTTCCATGCTGGGATTCCGGAGCTtaagtaataagtacctaataccaatgataaatttttatttttactataggcTACGTaacattaatcattttacaatttaacatgtattaacaaaatgtttgtaaaaataaaataaactataggtacataaaacgaatgccaaatttataattttttttcttcgtacAACTATACACGGATGACACTCCACGCGAGTTATATACGTTCAGGGTAAAGGGCTGTATTTTGAGGGACAACTGACTTTTGGAAATGGGAGGCtagttttttgaatttttaatattttcaatttttaatcctTTCATTGACttatttcatacaattaatattattattttttactataactgATTATGTGAtcgttatattaacataaatgcTGCTGTCATATGATAATATTCCTATAAgccataaatacattttttaattgtcatttttttaacataaaattaatttgatcagaaaaaattgtttttaaaactataacatattttttatatttataattgagcagttttttcttatttcattGCCCGCCATGAATGGAAAATTCCTAAACATGGCTTTACGTAATACCTATCTACATGATATCTGGCgtttaaatctattaatatagtatagtaaatataataattctcaaTCACGATATCGTAATTTTAAGTTCCCCGCACAATACCTGTATCGTTTTACAGAAAGAAGTGTTACGCTTGTCCCGAGATCAGGCAGCGGAATTCTACGAAGAACAGGCGCTGGCTCCATACTTCACCAAGCTTGTCGACCACATGTCCGGGACCCCGATAGTGGTGTACGTGTTGTCCAAAAAAAATTGCGTCGAAGAATGGCTGAGGCTGATCGGTCCGGCGAACGTTTCTCGCGCTAAACGTTTGTTTCCAGTCAGTCTGCGAGCCATTTACGGAACGGAGCAGGGACCGAACCCGGTAGCCAACGCGTTCCACGGCAGCGGTTCTCCGGCCGAGGCCGAACGAgaaataaaattctttttcCCAAACAGTACGCGAGTTATTACGCACAGACTTCCGTCACaactcattattaatattattattgttattatttaatcgttaTCTTATACGATTATGTTTAATTGAAGGCAAAGTGGATTCGACCACTGATGGCGGGGACGACGAGGTGGTGCAGTACATAAAGGATGCCATGATGCCAACGATTTCCGAAGGTCTGTCGAAAATGTTCAACATTCAACCCCAAGACCCGTTGAGGTGGTTTGGAAATTGGTTGTTAACCAGGGATAAATgacacgtattattatattgtgtggttctataataaattattattttatttgtttattgttgctATACCTACACATGATTAAGAAAATGAGAAGATATCCGCActctttcaatttaaaataaaatcttttttatacaataatattattatgtgtaatctACCACGTGGTGAAGTAGATGTTTGAAAAAGaccaataattttatgagTACATCATATGCTATATgttgtgaaataattatatctaaaaaaatattcactgaTATATATACGTCctttgaaaattaaagtaaactgGGTTAAAGAAATCACAATTGTTTATCGATttcaaaatttagatttattaaaatatgtgatcATAAAATAGAGTTGGTTTCTATCCcacttattattgtattttgtttttttaacggGAACACGGCATCATGTATAGGCAATAGAAATACgcgatgttttatttttttattttgacatgTCCGtacaaagatttttttataaactattgatttaaaatttttaaatgatactaAGGGCTAAGTAAAATGTGAttgatgttaaatatttttctgtaaaaatatatttaattttctatttaagttCAACTATTGAATAGGAATTAATTGCATGTTTATGATTGTCAATGGTGtatttagaacttattttttttggggggggagattttattacattttatatttatatgtataaatttagtcaaattataaaattaaatcaagcTTTCTGTTCCTATTTGCTAAATCATCAATCCACAATCTTGGGGAAGGGAACTCCTAACCTAACTCTCAGCGCCTCAACAATACCAAGaggtacaattttaaaagtacttaaaacttcatacatttttttattagtcacATTACATGTAAGTTTTGTATTCTGGTGGCTGACCGCActtcattaaatttactacaatattacAGCTAAACTTAACTTAACGTTTTGATTTACTGTCTAACAATAAATCCTtcgaaaaataacaaaattcttCATTAAATGTCTGAAgactgaaattaatatttatacagccaacttaatacaaatgtatttttttagtaattatctagtattttaataatgtttcacACTTAAAAAACGCATAAacttatcaacattttaaatctgaTTACCTAGATGTACCTGCCTATCATTTATTTCCAATTATTCTCAAATTACTATCTATCATAAATGATACATCCCGATTATTCAGAGTTCTGATATGTACTGATATACTAATACCTACATTGGCTACATTGAATTATACacatctaaaatataagtactttattagtattacGGCGTTGAATCAACAACTACATCAAGAGATCACCACtgaataatacatgtatataacagaaataacataatatatctaaactataaatttaagtcgacatttacaaataaaatgcacacctaatatacttaacatgtcatataataaaatatatttcagtacCAAATGTTGATAGGTAGTACAATATTGTCAATGTTGATATGTATTCCCTAATCCCAAAGGTTCaaacttgaatttaaataaataacaaaagaattgaaaacttaaacaaatatgtagttcaattttaaaattgtacatacagAGATTAGATACTTACctaaaaacaatgtaaaatcataaaataccacacttaaaaatattataaaatataattaaaataatcatttacattattatttattagagaaCAAGATATTcccctttataataatttattgttatacatttagtaCTTTGATAGTTTGATAGCACCCTTgaccttaaaaaaatactgctgataacaataattgaatgtatCCTAAgggtttcttaaaaaaaatgtatatactcaGCAGTAATCAACATCTACAatacaatcatattaattaagtcATCTTGAATCCAACataagtatttttgaaaatatgtatataagataaaagttatgtaatttaaaataaataatgaaatgtattttatgtcatattttctttaaatttttaagatttattcaTTTGAGTAGAATTATCTACAAATAAATGAGTCTCTTtcattaataacaacaaagTTAAGTtagcataataaaattatcttaatttatttatcagtaCTCAAAAATAGTTCACTTAAtccttaagtttatttaatatgagttATTAACCAACAATGGtctgtaaaaatatgatataccatgtatgttattatataacatgattTAAAACAGAGATCAGCAATTCTATTGGGTcagaaagtttaaaataataaatttaataagaggtagacaaaaaaatcttcacaataacataaaaacaatgatctacttaaatattttaagtcgttttctGCCttctgtttaaataattgctgttattttgaaattgttatcATGGgccttttattaaattataacttgtgtgtaattgacattttcataattcaCAGATAACACTATATCTATTGaactaatatagtatatacatattataaaattatatatagcaCCAACAATCCAGAAGCTAATGGACTTGCAAACAATATCTCTATAGAAaagtcaaattaataattaatattgggcattattttatacacataatgaGTATCTACATATGTTTTCAAAAGCAAATGTTGAAATTTGTCAGATCAATGAAAGCAAGTCCATAAGTACttcatttaaaactaaaacttaGTATCATTATTcactaataactaaaatatttgaattgtcCTTCTCATAGTGGATAGAATAgtatatacatgaatatattatacttttcaataaaatatacaatttcatgACCAAGATGAATACATCAGTACATCACTActgtaattcaattaaaaaatgtaatgtaaacctgttaaataatataaaatgttgatgtacAAAGCTAAAAGGTAAatagtagaaaatattaaagaaaaaataattttattaatttttgaggttttatttaatatcaaacattGTACATAGTTATTATCCATCTGAATAATAGTCAAAGTACCCGCGGAAATGGTTAATCAGTATCAGCATAGCTTACAACTTGAGCTTAGTTCTTCTCCAATGACGCCTCTTGGCGTTATatctgtaatataaaaaaa includes the following:
- the LOC113550901 gene encoding nucleoside diphosphate kinase homolog 5-like is translated as IDGLNMFRDSSDSLGTRSLLGLDQSSPSLSVCSTTAELRKSASGRVSSYEKLPVSLSDVPFFDDDGDDGDHEFQCTLAIIKPEVAQLMYKVECIMAQNGFIIKTKEVLRLSRDQAAEFYEEQALAPYFTKLVDHMSGTPIVVYVLSKKNCVEEWLRLIGPANVSRAKRLFPVSLRAIYGTEQGPNPVANAFHGSGSPAEAEREIKFFFPNSKVDSTTDGGDDEVVQYIKDAMMPTISEGLSKMFNIQPQDPLRWFGNWLLTRDK